The following are encoded in a window of Symbiobacterium terraclitae genomic DNA:
- a CDS encoding chemotaxis protein CheD yields MIGVETEAVGLGELKVASDPSRVLVCYGLGSCVGLALYDAVARIGAMVHVVLPDSSMARGRDAPPGKYADTGVEAALAAIVKAGASRSRITARAAGGARMLSLAGSNPKLDIGARNAEAVRAALARHGITLVAEDMGGTYGRTLHLYVATGRLLVSTVGRGEREL; encoded by the coding sequence ATGATTGGTGTCGAAACTGAGGCCGTCGGGCTGGGCGAACTGAAGGTCGCCAGCGACCCGTCCCGGGTGCTCGTCTGCTACGGACTGGGCTCCTGCGTCGGGCTTGCGCTGTACGATGCGGTGGCCCGCATCGGTGCGATGGTTCACGTGGTCCTGCCCGACAGCAGCATGGCCAGGGGGCGGGACGCCCCCCCGGGGAAGTACGCCGATACCGGGGTGGAGGCGGCGCTGGCAGCGATCGTCAAGGCCGGTGCCTCCCGGTCCCGTATCACGGCACGGGCTGCGGGCGGCGCCCGCATGCTGAGCCTGGCGGGATCGAATCCGAAGCTGGACATCGGGGCCCGCAACGCCGAGGCGGTGCGGGCTGCACTGGCCCGACACGGGATTACACTGGTTGCTGAGGACATGGGCGGGACCTACGGCCGCACGCTCCACCTGTACGTGGCCACGGGCCGGCTGCTGGTCAGCACGGTGGGGCGAGGGGAACGCGAGTTATAG
- a CDS encoding chemotaxis protein CheW: MERATEAKVVVFSVGGQEYALPITAVREIINWTEPTPVPESPPWVDGVISVRGEVMPVVAMARRFGLTQRRTGAEARIIILEVDGQSAGLIVDDVVAVESVATAEMAPRSSVLGHLGGAAEAVVEAIVRLGEGRLVVLLDAPRIIATALQ, encoded by the coding sequence GTGGAGCGGGCAACCGAGGCAAAGGTAGTGGTCTTCTCCGTGGGTGGGCAGGAGTACGCCCTGCCCATCACCGCCGTGCGTGAGATCATCAACTGGACGGAGCCGACGCCCGTGCCCGAGTCCCCGCCCTGGGTGGACGGGGTGATCTCGGTGCGCGGCGAAGTCATGCCCGTGGTGGCCATGGCCAGGCGCTTCGGCCTGACCCAGCGGCGGACCGGGGCGGAGGCCCGCATCATCATCCTCGAGGTGGACGGACAGAGCGCCGGCCTGATCGTCGATGATGTGGTGGCGGTCGAGAGCGTGGCGACGGCGGAGATGGCCCCGCGCTCATCGGTGCTCGGCCACCTGGGCGGTGCCGCCGAGGCTGTGGTCGAGGCGATCGTCAGGCTGGGCGAGGGCCGCCTGGTGGTCCTGCTCGACGCGCCCCGGATCATCGCGACGGCCCTGCAGTAA
- a CDS encoding protein-glutamate methylesterase/protein-glutamine glutaminase, with the protein MRERLQRPIRVLVVDDSAFMRKVLTELLQSDPQITVVGTARDGQDGLEKVLRLEPDVVTLDIEMPRLDGFGTLREIMARRPTPVVMVSSHTSEGAEATIRALALGAVDFVAKPSGSISLNMHITRDELVAKVKGAAGATPRVRTVVPPPPRLPGRVQGPVPVVRPRPVAGGDRPPRRLVVIGCSTGGPGALHQIIPRLPGDLPAGVLVVQHMPPGFTRSLAERLNELSAIPVKEARAGDPVRAGEVLVAPGGYHMTVDSEGRIQLDQGPPVHGVRPAVDVTLASVVPQWGNRLVGVILTGMGYDGAKGMVSLLRAGGWTIAEDASTCVVYGMPKVVVELGAAREVLPVHAIAEAITRAVGEG; encoded by the coding sequence ATGCGTGAGCGTCTACAGCGCCCGATCCGCGTGCTGGTCGTTGACGACTCCGCCTTTATGCGAAAGGTGCTGACCGAACTGCTCCAGTCTGACCCTCAGATCACGGTGGTCGGCACGGCGCGGGACGGTCAGGACGGCCTGGAAAAGGTGCTCCGGCTCGAGCCGGACGTGGTGACGCTGGACATCGAGATGCCCCGTCTGGACGGCTTCGGGACACTGCGGGAGATCATGGCCCGGCGGCCCACCCCGGTCGTGATGGTCTCGAGCCATACCAGCGAGGGCGCGGAGGCCACGATACGCGCCCTGGCGCTCGGTGCGGTCGACTTCGTGGCCAAGCCCTCGGGTTCGATCTCGCTCAACATGCACATCACCCGCGACGAGTTGGTGGCCAAGGTCAAGGGCGCCGCCGGGGCCACGCCTCGGGTGCGGACGGTGGTGCCGCCGCCGCCCAGGCTGCCCGGGCGGGTTCAGGGCCCGGTTCCGGTGGTGCGGCCGCGGCCGGTCGCAGGCGGTGACCGGCCGCCGCGGCGGCTGGTGGTGATCGGGTGCTCCACGGGCGGACCCGGGGCCCTGCATCAGATCATCCCGCGGCTGCCGGGCGACCTCCCTGCGGGGGTGCTGGTAGTGCAGCACATGCCGCCGGGGTTCACGCGATCGCTGGCGGAGCGGCTCAACGAGCTGTCGGCGATTCCGGTGAAGGAGGCCCGGGCCGGCGATCCGGTGCGAGCCGGAGAGGTGCTGGTGGCGCCGGGCGGGTACCACATGACGGTGGACAGCGAGGGCCGGATTCAACTGGACCAGGGGCCGCCCGTCCACGGGGTGCGCCCCGCCGTCGACGTCACGCTGGCGTCGGTGGTGCCGCAGTGGGGGAACCGGCTGGTGGGTGTGATCCTGACCGGCATGGGGTACGACGGCGCCAAGGGGATGGTCAGCCTCTTGCGGGCCGGCGGATGGACCATCGCCGAGGATGCCTCCACCTGCGTGGTCTACGGTATGCCCAAGGTGGTGGTGGAACTGGGGGCGGCCCGGGAGGTCCTGCCAGTCCACGCCATCGCTGAAGCGATCACGCGCGCGGTGGGAGAGGGATAA
- the dut gene encoding dUTP diphosphatase — MSERRFAPVKAYEGRVRLPQRKTALSAGYDLEAAEEVTLRPGQVALVPTGLKAYMGPGEVLVLAIRSSLAVKRQVTLANGIGVIDADYADNPDNEGHIMVALANLGQEPVTIARGERIAQGIFLSYMTTVDDQPGGARLGGIGSTGRSG, encoded by the coding sequence ATGAGTGAGCGTCGTTTCGCACCGGTGAAGGCATACGAAGGGCGGGTCCGGCTGCCGCAGCGGAAGACCGCCCTCTCGGCCGGCTACGACCTGGAGGCGGCCGAGGAGGTCACGCTCCGGCCCGGGCAGGTCGCACTGGTCCCCACCGGGCTCAAGGCCTACATGGGCCCCGGGGAGGTGCTGGTCCTGGCCATCCGGTCCAGCCTCGCGGTGAAGCGCCAGGTGACCCTGGCCAACGGCATCGGGGTCATCGATGCGGACTACGCGGACAACCCCGACAACGAGGGCCACATTATGGTCGCCCTGGCCAACCTGGGCCAGGAGCCCGTGACGATCGCCCGCGGCGAGCGGATCGCGCAGGGCATCTTCCTCAGCTACATGACCACGGTCGACGACCAGCCCGGCGGCGCGCGCCTGGGCGGCATCGGGTCGACCGGACGGAGCGGATAA
- a CDS encoding chemotaxis protein CheX, producing the protein MELQSSQWQHLEQIVAQAFADSARSLSQMTTGEINLLEPELSFLPLKELPGIAGGPASVVVAVYLAVKGDIHGHVVLLFKPENARGLVDLLLGHPPGTCQELDELASSALAELGNVCSSAFMNAIADRTGLEVKPTPPVVVEDMAGAILEAVVVDLYQSGDEALVVATSFNGALPGHLLLMPDTVSMARLVAALEAIR; encoded by the coding sequence ATGGAACTGCAGTCCAGCCAGTGGCAGCACCTGGAGCAGATCGTGGCCCAGGCCTTTGCCGACAGCGCCCGCTCGCTTTCGCAGATGACGACCGGGGAGATCAACCTCCTCGAGCCCGAACTCTCGTTCTTGCCTTTGAAAGAGCTGCCCGGCATCGCCGGCGGTCCGGCGTCTGTCGTGGTGGCTGTCTACCTGGCTGTCAAGGGCGACATCCATGGCCACGTGGTGCTGCTCTTCAAACCTGAGAACGCGCGGGGGCTGGTCGACCTGCTGCTCGGCCACCCGCCTGGCACCTGCCAGGAGCTGGACGAGCTGGCGAGCTCGGCCCTCGCGGAACTGGGCAACGTGTGCAGTTCGGCCTTCATGAACGCCATCGCGGACCGGACCGGCCTCGAGGTGAAGCCGACGCCGCCCGTGGTGGTGGAGGACATGGCCGGCGCCATCCTGGAGGCGGTGGTCGTCGACCTCTACCAGAGCGGCGACGAGGCCCTCGTGGTGGCGACTTCGTTCAACGGCGCGCTGCCCGGACATCTCCTGTTGATGCCCGATACCGTGTCCATGGCGCGCTTGGTGGCCGCGCTAGAGGCGATTCGATGA
- a CDS encoding chemotaxis protein CheA — protein sequence MGSGFEISAEDIRVFLDEAEELLQTMEGGILRLETDDGDPEVIQEVFRAAHTLKGSSATLGHQRMAELTHAMENVLDKLRKGKLAVTTELADTLFNCLDVLKAFKDEIASGEPARVNTEEVMRRLAALDGSGGAGAAPAAGAPAPQGAAAPVAEAAPKVPPLTPAQQEQVKGASARGLMACWAEIQLAMDAAMPAVRAFQALLAVGDFGEIVLSVPSQEQVEADQIDGELKILFLSREAPERVREALAQVPEITVRTLVPYVPGSPAPAAQVAAAVAAPAPEVVAAGANGAAAPGANGAASPAAAGDNGAAPKSSKSGLRTVRVDVEVLDNLMNTVGELVIERTRLQQVLSRLEVEREGDELSQVMSSALAQIGRLTGNLQEEIQRARMLPVDNLFRKFPRMMRDVAQKAGKEIQFVMKGEETELDRSVIEEIGDPLMHLLRNAVDHGIEPPAERLAAGKPAAGTVILEAYHEENHIIISVRDDGRGVDPDKVRASAVRKGLLSEEAARRLPDPEAVNLIWAPGFSTAEKVSDISGRGVGLDVVQKNIEKINGSVEIHSKVGEGTEFRVKLPLTLAIIRALQVDLLGTTYCIPLGSVVETDRIPTAEIRTVRQREVIVKRGEVIPLLRLAQVFELERPEGAEEPEEIFVVIVAVMGRQIGLVVDSLVGEGDVVIKPLGRFIGEIPGISGATIMGDGDVAIILDVPSLVSSVQEEAVRLEAVAR from the coding sequence ATGGGGTCTGGGTTTGAGATAAGCGCCGAGGACATCCGGGTTTTCCTCGATGAGGCGGAGGAGCTGCTGCAGACGATGGAGGGCGGCATCCTCCGGTTGGAGACCGACGACGGCGATCCGGAGGTCATCCAGGAGGTTTTCCGCGCGGCCCACACGCTGAAGGGCTCCTCAGCCACGCTGGGGCACCAGCGGATGGCCGAGCTCACCCACGCCATGGAGAACGTGCTGGACAAGCTGCGCAAGGGGAAGCTCGCGGTGACCACCGAACTGGCCGATACGCTGTTCAACTGCCTCGACGTGCTGAAGGCGTTCAAGGATGAGATCGCCTCGGGCGAGCCCGCCAGGGTGAACACCGAGGAGGTCATGCGGCGGCTGGCCGCGCTGGACGGGTCCGGCGGGGCCGGTGCGGCGCCGGCGGCCGGAGCCCCCGCGCCGCAGGGGGCTGCGGCCCCCGTCGCGGAGGCCGCGCCGAAGGTGCCGCCCCTCACGCCCGCCCAGCAGGAGCAGGTGAAGGGCGCATCCGCCCGGGGCCTCATGGCCTGCTGGGCCGAGATCCAGCTGGCGATGGACGCCGCCATGCCCGCCGTACGCGCCTTCCAGGCGCTGCTGGCCGTGGGCGATTTCGGCGAGATCGTCCTGTCGGTGCCCAGCCAGGAACAGGTGGAGGCCGATCAGATCGACGGTGAGCTGAAGATCCTGTTCCTCTCCCGCGAGGCGCCGGAGCGCGTTCGGGAAGCGCTGGCGCAGGTGCCCGAGATCACCGTCCGGACGCTGGTGCCCTACGTGCCCGGCTCCCCTGCGCCGGCAGCGCAGGTGGCCGCCGCCGTCGCCGCCCCGGCGCCGGAGGTGGTTGCAGCCGGTGCGAACGGGGCAGCGGCGCCCGGTGCGAACGGCGCGGCCTCGCCCGCGGCCGCCGGGGACAACGGCGCGGCGCCGAAGTCGTCGAAGTCCGGGCTCCGGACGGTGCGGGTCGACGTCGAGGTGCTCGACAATCTGATGAACACCGTCGGTGAGCTGGTCATCGAGCGGACCCGCCTGCAGCAGGTGCTGAGCCGGCTGGAGGTCGAGCGGGAGGGCGACGAGCTCTCGCAGGTGATGTCCTCGGCCCTGGCGCAGATCGGGCGGCTGACGGGCAACCTGCAGGAGGAGATCCAGCGGGCGCGCATGCTGCCGGTGGACAACCTCTTCCGCAAGTTCCCCCGCATGATGCGGGACGTGGCGCAGAAGGCCGGCAAGGAGATCCAGTTCGTCATGAAGGGCGAGGAGACCGAACTCGACCGCTCGGTCATCGAGGAGATCGGCGACCCGCTCATGCACCTCCTGCGCAACGCCGTCGACCACGGCATCGAGCCGCCGGCCGAGCGCCTGGCGGCAGGCAAGCCGGCCGCGGGCACGGTGATCCTCGAGGCCTACCACGAGGAGAACCACATCATCATCTCCGTACGCGACGACGGCCGCGGCGTGGATCCCGACAAGGTCCGGGCCAGCGCCGTGCGCAAGGGGCTCCTGTCGGAGGAGGCGGCCCGCAGGCTGCCCGACCCCGAGGCGGTCAACCTCATCTGGGCGCCGGGCTTCTCCACGGCCGAGAAGGTCTCCGACATCTCCGGCCGGGGCGTGGGCCTCGACGTGGTGCAGAAGAACATCGAGAAGATCAACGGCTCGGTGGAGATCCACAGCAAGGTCGGCGAGGGCACGGAGTTCCGGGTGAAGCTGCCGCTCACGCTGGCGATCATCCGGGCGCTGCAGGTGGACCTGCTGGGCACCACCTACTGCATCCCGCTGGGCTCGGTGGTCGAGACCGACCGCATCCCCACCGCCGAGATCCGCACCGTGCGCCAGCGCGAGGTCATCGTGAAGCGCGGCGAGGTGATCCCCCTGCTCCGGCTCGCCCAGGTCTTCGAACTGGAGCGGCCTGAGGGGGCGGAGGAGCCCGAGGAGATCTTCGTGGTGATCGTGGCCGTCATGGGGCGGCAGATCGGCCTCGTGGTCGACTCGCTCGTCGGCGAGGGCGACGTGGTCATCAAGCCGCTGGGCCGCTTCATCGGCGAGATTCCCGGCATCTCCGGTGCGACCATCATGGGTGACGGCGACGTCGCCATCATCCTCGACGTACCGAGCCTCGTGAGCTCCGTCCAGGAGGAGGCGGTCCGCCTCGAGGCGGTCGCCAGGTAG
- a CDS encoding response regulator: MPKILLVDDAAFMRMRCSKLLTENGYEVAEAENGQEAVAMYQTYRPDLVLMDITMPVMDGITATREIKNIDADAKVVMVSALGQQTMVIEAIKAGAKDFVVKPFEPDKILSTVRKFVG; encoded by the coding sequence ATGCCCAAGATTCTGTTGGTCGACGACGCTGCCTTCATGCGGATGCGGTGCTCGAAGCTGCTCACCGAAAACGGTTATGAGGTGGCGGAGGCTGAGAACGGCCAGGAGGCCGTCGCCATGTACCAGACGTACCGGCCGGACCTGGTGTTGATGGATATCACCATGCCCGTGATGGATGGGATCACCGCCACGCGGGAGATCAAGAACATCGACGCCGATGCGAAGGTGGTCATGGTCTCCGCACTGGGGCAGCAGACGATGGTGATCGAGGCGATCAAGGCGGGCGCCAAGGACTTCGTCGTCAAGCCGTTCGAGCCCGATAAGATTCTTTCTACCGTCAGGAAGTTTGTCGGCTGA
- a CDS encoding chemotaxis protein CheW: MVQEQREQQQAISQIVVFRLDDEYYGADIAVVREVVPLQRVTPVPRTPDYVKGVINLRGRVIPVIDLRRRLGLPEGQVTKATRIAVAEVAGDQVGMIVDAVEEVARVSSDAIEPPSALMAKLDRDNVLGVAKVADRLITLLDLRRILVREDRKSPVAPH; encoded by the coding sequence GTGGTCCAGGAGCAGCGCGAACAGCAGCAGGCGATCAGCCAGATCGTCGTCTTCCGTCTGGACGACGAGTATTACGGCGCCGACATCGCGGTAGTGCGGGAGGTAGTCCCCCTCCAGCGGGTGACCCCGGTTCCCCGTACGCCTGACTACGTGAAGGGTGTGATCAACCTGCGCGGCCGGGTGATCCCGGTCATCGATCTGCGGCGGCGGCTCGGCCTGCCCGAGGGTCAGGTGACGAAGGCCACGCGCATCGCCGTTGCCGAGGTCGCCGGCGACCAGGTGGGCATGATCGTGGACGCGGTGGAGGAGGTCGCCCGGGTCTCCAGCGACGCCATCGAGCCGCCGTCGGCGCTGATGGCCAAACTGGACCGGGACAACGTGCTCGGGGTTGCCAAGGTGGCAGACAGGCTGATCACCCTGCTTGACCTGCGGCGGATTCTGGTACGGGAGGACCGCAAGAGTCCTGTCGCCCCCCACTAG